One stretch of Rhodopirellula halodulae DNA includes these proteins:
- a CDS encoding molybdenum cofactor guanylyltransferase has translation MEDRFDHDPVPTRLIGAVLTGGLSSRMGQPKALLPHSTGGSFLSHAIQRMRQVTGEKVLLSLPKDDDQLPLSDGLLSSSSIIRIPDTLPNQGPAVGVWRCLLRAQVSGHAACLFTPVDLPELTATDLQELVQVWQNDPELIVVANDETEERLQPLVAIYPRRCLPAIEGVVKSHHRSLYRHLQTQSFLRVDLPRASLRNVNSPDDLSSEPS, from the coding sequence ATGGAAGACCGATTCGACCATGATCCGGTTCCAACTCGCCTGATCGGCGCGGTGTTGACGGGTGGATTGTCCAGTCGCATGGGGCAACCCAAAGCGTTGCTGCCGCATTCAACCGGCGGCAGCTTTCTGAGTCACGCGATCCAGCGGATGCGGCAGGTGACCGGAGAGAAGGTTCTGCTGAGTCTGCCGAAAGACGACGACCAGCTGCCTCTGAGTGACGGTCTGCTTTCGTCGTCATCGATCATTCGCATCCCCGATACGCTTCCCAATCAAGGTCCCGCGGTGGGAGTTTGGCGATGTCTGCTGCGCGCTCAAGTCAGTGGCCATGCCGCGTGCCTCTTCACTCCGGTGGACCTGCCGGAATTGACCGCGACGGACCTGCAAGAATTGGTGCAAGTCTGGCAAAATGATCCTGAACTAATCGTGGTCGCCAACGATGAAACCGAAGAACGCTTGCAACCCCTCGTGGCGATCTATCCGAGGCGTTGTTTGCCGGCAATCGAGGGTGTCGTGAAGTCGCATCACCGAAGTTTGTACCGACATTTGCAAACGCAATCGTTTCTTCGCGTGGATCTGCCGCGTGCCAGTCTTCGCAATGTCAATTCGCCCGACGACCTATCATCCGAGCCGAGCTGA
- a CDS encoding molybdopterin molybdotransferase MoeA: protein MSSNSMFAFQSPAEAIDALAESLTATAKETVPFSSDAAALRRVLGRVLATPITADRDSPAADVSAMDGYAIRESDLAETGEVAVVAESVPGAAPPIRNESGIIRIFTGAIIPEGCDRVIQREHTDESPTISNAATANLGTVRWRDIARTIPAGANIRRQGENLSEGSVAVPSGLELTSPRLAALTNFGVQECCLHRPVRVGILTTGDELEGADTQDLPPWKIRNSNASALLGLLANRPFIDVGEPSHAVDEPETLRAAVEQAISRNDVVLMTGGVSMGDYDYVPRILREVGAEIVFHKLPLRPGKPILGAVHSGDTASTLILGLPGNPVSATMGARRFAMPLIQKMAGIQYWQERASHVTLRELGPKTLPLHWMRGVRLVEPGVAELVIGQGSGDLASLALTDGFIEMPPQANHAGPWPFFAW, encoded by the coding sequence ATGTCATCCAACTCCATGTTCGCTTTTCAGTCACCAGCAGAAGCCATCGATGCCTTGGCGGAGAGTTTGACCGCGACGGCGAAAGAAACCGTTCCGTTTTCAAGTGACGCGGCGGCGTTGCGACGAGTTCTTGGTCGAGTGCTCGCGACGCCCATCACCGCCGATCGAGACAGTCCCGCGGCGGATGTCTCCGCGATGGATGGCTACGCCATACGTGAATCCGACTTGGCGGAGACTGGCGAGGTCGCTGTGGTTGCGGAAAGTGTTCCGGGTGCCGCTCCACCGATACGGAACGAATCTGGCATCATTCGGATCTTCACTGGAGCCATCATTCCTGAAGGCTGCGATCGCGTGATCCAACGTGAACACACGGATGAATCACCGACCATCAGCAATGCGGCAACCGCCAATCTGGGCACCGTTCGCTGGCGTGACATCGCCCGCACCATTCCCGCCGGAGCCAACATTCGGCGACAAGGCGAGAACCTTTCGGAAGGCTCCGTCGCCGTGCCTTCTGGGTTGGAGCTGACTTCACCGCGATTGGCCGCATTGACGAATTTTGGCGTCCAGGAATGCTGCCTTCATCGTCCGGTGCGTGTTGGAATTCTCACGACGGGAGACGAACTGGAAGGTGCGGACACGCAAGACTTGCCGCCATGGAAGATCCGCAACAGCAACGCGTCTGCCTTGCTTGGTTTGCTGGCCAACCGCCCTTTCATTGACGTTGGCGAACCAAGTCACGCGGTGGATGAACCTGAAACGCTGAGGGCCGCTGTCGAACAAGCCATCTCGCGAAACGACGTCGTTCTGATGACCGGTGGCGTTTCCATGGGAGACTACGACTACGTTCCCAGAATCCTGCGTGAAGTCGGAGCCGAGATCGTTTTCCACAAATTGCCGTTGCGTCCCGGCAAACCGATTCTGGGTGCGGTTCATTCAGGCGACACCGCATCCACCTTGATCTTGGGACTGCCCGGCAATCCTGTCAGTGCGACGATGGGGGCTCGCCGGTTTGCCATGCCGCTGATCCAAAAGATGGCGGGCATTCAATATTGGCAAGAGCGCGCGAGTCATGTCACGTTGCGAGAGCTCGGCCCAAAAACACTTCCGCTGCACTGGATGCGCGGCGTCCGTCTGGTGGAGCCAGGCGTTGCGGAATTGGTGATTGGACAGGGCTCAGGTGATTTGGCGTCGCTCGCATTGACCGATGGCTTCATCGAGATGCCACCTCAGGCAAATCACGCCGGCCCGTGGCCTTTCTTTGCTTGGTAA
- a CDS encoding ammonium transporter, with the protein MLSRVLVVVFLLAWIVGGPMAGPTSSKLMAQDEVAETATEETSSVEAAEEPAATEEPEAEAAEAPTLESLQAGVDEAKLAGHNGWMLVCCALVLFMTAPGLAMFYGGLVRRKNVLSVMMQCIFLMGMMTVLWALYGYSFAFGGSGGWFGNTEYLFMNGVQRYWDDAAGAPVTPMEGSMTRMTHMLFQGMFFIITPALICGAFAERMKFSAMVVFSILWGTLIYCPLTHWVWDEGPLSYFAGDEAILGGALDFAGGTVVHISSGISALVAALLIGPRMGYPREPLQPHNLTYTALGAAMLWVGWFGFNAGSELASDDLTSSAFAVTHFSAAAGAVAWVMLEWLVLGKPTVLGASSGAVAGLVCITPAAGFVQPMPALIMGALAGAVCYWACSTLKHKLRYDDALDAFGVHGVGGTLGAILTGVFTTRATWDVSNGQPIGLIESGGDMTLVIGQIAAVVVTYVFAGVGSLILLKLIDVVIGLRVPAESEQRGLDISDHGEEGYQFA; encoded by the coding sequence ATGTTGTCACGCGTGTTGGTTGTCGTTTTCTTGCTCGCTTGGATTGTGGGAGGCCCGATGGCGGGACCAACCTCGTCCAAGTTGATGGCACAAGACGAGGTGGCGGAAACCGCTACGGAAGAAACCTCGTCGGTGGAAGCGGCGGAGGAGCCTGCTGCAACGGAAGAACCGGAAGCTGAAGCCGCAGAAGCCCCGACCTTGGAAAGCTTGCAGGCCGGTGTGGACGAAGCGAAGTTGGCCGGCCACAACGGTTGGATGCTGGTGTGCTGTGCTCTTGTGTTGTTCATGACCGCACCCGGCTTGGCCATGTTCTACGGCGGATTGGTCCGACGCAAAAACGTGCTGAGCGTGATGATGCAGTGCATCTTCCTGATGGGCATGATGACTGTCCTCTGGGCACTGTATGGTTATTCGTTCGCGTTTGGTGGCTCCGGCGGCTGGTTCGGCAACACCGAATACCTGTTCATGAACGGTGTGCAGCGTTATTGGGACGACGCAGCGGGTGCGCCCGTCACGCCGATGGAAGGTTCGATGACGCGAATGACTCACATGTTGTTCCAAGGCATGTTTTTCATCATTACCCCGGCACTGATCTGCGGTGCGTTCGCCGAGCGGATGAAGTTCAGCGCGATGGTCGTGTTCTCAATCCTCTGGGGCACCTTGATCTACTGCCCACTGACCCACTGGGTTTGGGACGAAGGCCCGCTGTCGTATTTCGCGGGTGACGAGGCCATCTTGGGTGGTGCACTCGATTTCGCCGGCGGCACGGTGGTTCACATCAGCAGCGGGATCTCCGCGTTGGTGGCGGCTTTGTTGATCGGGCCTCGCATGGGTTATCCCCGCGAACCTTTGCAACCACACAACTTGACCTACACCGCGCTTGGTGCGGCCATGTTGTGGGTTGGTTGGTTCGGCTTCAACGCGGGCAGCGAATTGGCGTCGGATGATTTGACCAGCAGTGCCTTTGCCGTGACTCACTTTTCGGCCGCCGCAGGAGCCGTCGCTTGGGTGATGCTCGAATGGTTGGTGCTTGGAAAGCCAACGGTCCTGGGTGCCAGCAGTGGTGCGGTTGCCGGTTTGGTTTGCATCACGCCCGCCGCAGGTTTTGTGCAGCCGATGCCAGCCCTGATCATGGGTGCTTTGGCTGGAGCCGTTTGCTACTGGGCGTGCTCAACCTTGAAGCACAAACTGCGTTACGACGATGCGTTGGATGCCTTCGGCGTCCACGGTGTCGGCGGAACGCTGGGTGCAATTTTGACCGGTGTCTTTACAACGCGGGCAACCTGGGACGTCAGCAACGGTCAACCAATCGGCTTGATCGAATCCGGAGGCGACATGACTTTGGTCATCGGCCAAATCGCTGCGGTGGTGGTGACGTATGTGTTTGCCGGCGTGGGAAGCTTGATCTTGCTCAAGCTGATCGATGTCGTCATCGGCTTGCGAGTTCCCGCCGAAAGCGAACAACGTGGCTTGGATATCTCCGACCACGGCGAAGAAGGCTATCAATTCGCTTGA